Sequence from the Panicum virgatum strain AP13 chromosome 5N, P.virgatum_v5, whole genome shotgun sequence genome:
CTGGTAAGCGTCGGAAGGCCGTCTCTCGGCGGCGCATTTGCTCTGCTCGTTCGCGAACGAACGAACGATTAAACAGCTGCGGCTTGCTTCGTTCGACCATCCGTCCATCCGGCTCCCTGGCCTGACGAGAGATCTTCGTTTCTGTTTCGCGCGCACAGGCCTCGGCGTCGCCGGTGCTGGCGAGCATCCTCGAGCGCCGCCTGCGCAAGGACAGGGAGAGCGGCAAGGCCGGCCGCTCCGTCGTCCGGATCCGCGGCGTCACCGACGACGCTGCGGCCGCGTTCGTccgcctcctcgacgccggcAGGTACcgcgcccccctccctccctgccTCCGTCCCTGCAAGGCTGCAATCTGATTCGCTGTTGCTAGTCTTATTTCTGCACACGCCCCCGTCTGTCCCTTCCTTGCGAGGCTGGGCAAGCACGCCTTGCAAGGACTAATTCCGACTAGTTTATTCTAAACACACGAGGAGAGAAAACATGCCACATCAGCACATGCATACCTTCTGTTCTTTTACTTTTCAGACGACTATTCCTTCCATTGTTTGTTAACAGCAGTATAAACTTGCAATTCTAGTTGTCTGACGTTCTAGGAATAGTAAAGCAGTCTCTTCGCGTCGATCGATCTGAAAATTGGCTGAACAAAATTCAGTCTAATCGAGCTCCCCTACGAAGCCTCATAGCACCCAAACCTTTGGCAGAGAAATCGCCAAAAATGCAGGAGAACAGTTGATCGCTCGCCGGTTCGCCGAACCAACCCCTGAATCGTAGTACTCCGACTAGGCAGATCCTTGATATTTTTCCCTGGGGCATCCAATCATCAAGCCGACCTGTCTGCAAATGGCGCTGACTGGGCCGGGCCAGCCACCTGCCTTATCAACTGTCATGTTTCGGATCGGCAGCCACGTCAGCCGCCGGACCCCTCTATCGACCACAGCCACACGAGTCTGCCGAACCCATGGCGAGCCGGCGATTGGCCACCGCCTGAAAATCACGGGAAAAAAAATCCCGTCGCCGTCCCGGCGGCGAATACGACGGCTTGCCAAGGGGGAAAAAAGGGGAGAAACAAAAGCGCCGCAAGGCGCGGGAGCAGGGAGTGAAAAAAAACTTGGCTTTCCCCCTCGCCGCTTGCATGGTTGGTGCGGCGCAGGTGGCGCCTGCCCGGTTGGACCCTCCCCGGCCGACGTGCGCATCATCGCTCGCGCAGCGCACGGCGGCGACTGGCCCGGAGGCGACCGCGGCCGGGCCCCGTTGctgtcgcggccgcggccggcacgGGGACGGGTGAGCTATCATCGTGTTGCTTGCAGGCCTCTCTGCACATGTGGATTCCGAGAAAGGGACGGCCGGGACGACCGTGGCCTTACCTTGATCGAATGTTCCCGTGGAGCCTGTCGAAGATTCTTCGTATCATGCTACTGGCACTTGTAGGGATCGTTGGGATCCTCGGGACTAAAGTTTTTAGTGAGGTTTGAATAtcaattaggagtattaaatataatttaattataaaatCAATTCATGAATGGAGGTTAATTCGCGAGATGAATTCATcaaatctaattagttcatgatttgGTCACATTGTGCTATATTAAAACATATGCTAATGATGATTTAAATagatttaatagattcatctcgcgaaatGGCTCCAActtatgtaattaattttataattaccTTATCTTCAGTCCTTCTAATTGGAGCATGAAGATATGGCTAAAGTTTAGTTAGAGAATTCAAACAGTCCCGTAGTGTCTGATGATTCCTTCGTGGTCCGAGACTATGTGGATAGCAGGAATCTAGTAGAAATTTGAATTTCACATGGAACACTAGAAAAAATTGGCAAAGTTTTAAACAGGGCCTGCCTAAACTTTCGTGCTTAATTTTAATTTCCCGACCATCGTGATGAACCTCCGGCAggtgcggcgacggcgaggaggacgacaTGGAGAAGTACGCGGTGCAGGTGCTGGTGCTGGCGCACGCGTACCAGGTGCCGTGGCTGAAGCGGGCGTGCGAGGGCGCCATCGGCGCGCGCCTCACCGCGGACACGGTGGTGGACGTGCTGCAGCTCGCCGCGCTCTGCGACGCGCCGCGCCTGCACCTGCGCTGCGCCAGGCTGCTCGCCAAGGAgttcgccgccgtcgagcgcaCCGAGGCGTGGCGCTTCCTGCAGGAGAACGACCCATGGCAGGAGCTCCAGGTCCTGCAGGGCCTGCACGAGGCCGACATGGtacgctctttttttttttcccttttgaaATTTCTCTCCTCCTGCACAACACAATACACGCGGTCGATGTAGATTGCGTGCTGACACGTGAGCACACCAAATGGAAGCGCGACGAATTCCACCTGAACGACGCCTCTGTCGTCAGTGCGCCAGTGGGGAGCATGCTTTCTTTAGCGTCAAGCTTTGTTCCAGGAAATGGCGGGCAAGGCCGGACCTCCATGTCGCGTTCGTGCGCGTACGACATGCATGACGACACTAGTGTGTTTTCTAGGTGGTTGGTGCGTCTGTTTGGGGGCGGCGGTCTGTCCATGCCGAATAATTGGCTAATTGAAGTTTTTATCTGGGGTACAAAAATCGTGACCTGAAACAGTTCCAGGCTCCAGGCCAGCCAGGTCAAGTTTAAGACTTGAGACCAAGGTAGTGTTTAGATGCGTAAACTTTTGGGTGTAAagtattgtagcactttcgtttgtatttgataatcaTTATCCGattatgggttaactaggctcaaaagattcgtctcgcaaattacagacaaattatgtaattagttattttatttagctacatttagtacttcatgcatgcgttcaaagattcaatgtgacgaggaatcttgtaaagttttgaaattttgaaggcaaCTAAACAAGTCCAACTAACGTTTTAGTTTGACCAAAGTTTGCATTCTTGGCGGCTACTCACTTCTAACTTCGAACAGTGTTCAACCCAAGGATAGGAAAGCCGTAAGAAGAATCGATTCAGTTTTTGTGACGGATGCACCTTCGTTTTGTTCTGAATCACTGACCCTGTGTGAGCTAAGCGCTGACCGATGGGTGCTCTGCTTCCGacgtgcagcggcggcgcaagTGGCGGCGGAAGCGCGCGGAGCAGCGCGTGTACGTGGAGCTGAGCGAGGCCATGGACTGCCTCGACCACATCTGCACGGAGGGCTGCACGGAGGTCGGCCCGGCggggcgggcgccggcgccggcgccgtgcgcGCGCTACGCCACCACCTGCCGGGGCCTGCAGCTGCTCATCCGCCACTTCTCCCAGTGCCACCGCAAGAGCTGCGCGAGGTGCCAGCGCATGTGGCAGCTGCTCCGCCTCCACTCCGCGCTCTGCGACCGCCCCGAACGCTGCAACACCCCGCTCTGCAAgtaagcgccgccgccgatcagAGCTCCGGCAGCCATTCGTTGCAGCCCTAAGAAGCTCACACCTGACATTGTTGTGTGCGCTGCCATGCAGGAGGTTCAAGCAGAAAGAGCAGGAAAAGGCGGCCGGGAGGGCCGGTGATGATGGCGACAAATGGGGCCTTTTGGTGAAGAAGGTGAAGGCTGCCAGGGTCTTCTCTTCCCTGGCCAACAGGAAGCAGATGACCCCCACCTCCCGGTGCTGAGCAAACGTAGTTTCAGCCGGGAATGGTTAGGGTTAGTTAGATTAGTGAGAGTGAGAAGATTAAGTGAGCAGTTATttttttgttctgttttttttttgatacgCCAGATCTCTGTGAGCTATGTACTGTACACGCCTTTTGGCTACACCCTGTGGTATACACTTCATAGTACGTTGCTAGAGTCCTTCAGCAAGGTGCCCAGGTGGGGAATCAATGAACCCGAAATCGTTGTAAAAACTGCTTGTATTGTAACAGggaaatatgagataaataaatatatatgttTATGATATCTTTGAGGTTTCTTGCCCATGACAGACATCAATTCAAAATGACCTAAACCCAGAATACAAGACCTGCATTTATTTACGACTCCAATCATGATTTCATCATCCAACTGACCAACTTGCTCTTGATAATAAAGATGGGATCAACTAAGATTTCGTTAAGCATAGAAAAGCTCAGGCTTTCAAGAAGCACAAGGTGTAGTCATCATAACAAAATCAAAAGGCCACTAACAAGCGGACAGGCAAAATGGCTACGCTGATTAAACTGCTTTGGATCACACCCGAAAAGCCCTAAGAGAGGGTGAGAAAGAAAGGGCATTGCTGCACAGAGTGGTggtttggttccagggacttttttaAGTCCttggaactttttagtatttagaagtattaaataaaaattaattataaaactaactgcagaaatCTGAGGgtaaattgcgagacaaatctagtgaggtatattaatctacgattagcggatggttactgtagcatcactgtagcaaattatgaattaattaggctcattagattcgtctcgcgaattagcactcagctgtcaaaaaatatttataaacagattttatttaatactataaaatagtaagattccttttgatgtgataggaacttctgaaaaaagtttggaaACAGGGCCAGAGCAACTATCAAAACTACACGGAACAGAAACAGCACTATATATGTTAAATTAGAGCACAACAGAAAAGCAACCAACATGCCGAGACGTGTATACCCTGAACACGAGCAAAAGAACTACCTGAAACACAACCACCAAGCATTTTGCTTCCCAACGACAAGGGTTTCTTCAAGTGAACAATGGAATATCAGTACAAAACAACACCTTATAATCAGACAGAAAATCTGAGGGTTGAGTCGTGCTGTtctataacatgaacaacaacaacaacaacaacaacaacaacaacaacaacaataacaaaTCCTTTTGATCGAAGCAAGCTGGCCAGGTTTGTGCTGTTCAACAAATCGCAACGAGTCAACATGAGCATATCCGCTTGCCTTCAACAAAGTTATGGCATCTCTCGCTTTATTGGAGGTGTCAAGCATACATCAGTCAAGATATCACTTGGAAAATACAGCAGCTGAAATATGATAAAGGTACTGCCGGAAACCATTGGCCAAATGATAATCATGATTCACTCTCTTTAGCTTGGGCCATTAGCTCTGCCTGCATTCTCTTTATCTCCAGCTCCCTTTCCATCCTCTCTTTCTGAAAGAACAAAACCACTATCAGCTGATTTCGGGAAAACAAGCACAAGTATAACAAACTACAAACACTGACGGAGCATGTATTTGCATTTAGGGATGTTAATGGTTTTGGTGGCAAGTTGCATATATGGGTGATGATGGTGTTCTTGGTGGAAACAGAACATAAAACAAGTGTTTCTGGCCATTAGCTCAATGAGCTAGTTTAAAGTTCGATCAGACATGAAATTAGTTTATCTGTCTGTGTTTCAGTCCAGCACTACAAGGGTACATAATGCTGTCATGTCTTAACATCAACTTTGAACAATGGGAACCCAAAAAGGATTAATCATGCATATAAAAGCAAAGCAACCCGCCCAACCCAACCCACACACACAGCCAAGAACAGACCAGGTCTTAATAGTGGCAATTATCTACTTTTGGGTGCAATGGAGACCAAAGTTTAATCATAGGATCAAAGTGTCATGGTGTGAACATACCAAATTATTATCACACATGATGTGTTTTCAAACAGGTTAGAAACTTCCCTGGCAATGCACCCCTAATTCTAAATGGCTTTGGAACTGCAATATGAGCACTAAGGAGTAAGGACTCAAAACAAACCATAATTATACAGCCCAACAACAAGAGGCAGCTGAATGCTAATTTTCAATTCACATTTTATTGCAGCCATGGAACACTTGAAGGCAACTATTTTGATAGGTGTAGGCCTTGAATGATGACTGAAGCAGCATTAATGCTGCCAAATTTGGGTGCCATAGTTGCAGATTCATGAGGTAAAAACCTCTTCTATGGATCAGAATGGGTTACTTTCAGATGTGTTCCAAATTCAGGTTCTTGTAGCACCCCCAATATCTGGTATTCTGGTGCTTAAatttcacttgtgttttctgtCAGAAGATGTATCGTCTGAGCCCATTATGTTAGTCGCATAACTGTATaagatttgtttcttttttaggACACAGAATTGGCGTGCCTCTCAACAAATCAAAATGCATAATCCAGAAGAGAATGCCCCCCAAAAGGGTAAAACCCGTAGCACAGACCAACTGAAGAAAACCTATGCTTCTAAATGACTCCTTCTCAAAACTTAACACCAGTCTCAGAATCTCAGATATATCTAGAAACTCCTTCCCGAATCTCCGAATCTGTTCATCAAGCTATGTCGGATCCAGCAATCCCTAGACCATTCCGAGATTTAAGTGGTTCGAGCAACTGCTAGTCTCAGGCATATACGACCCAGATCTAACAAGCTAAGGCGATAAGGGAACCCAAGAGCGGCACATGCATAGTAACGAGGAATGGATTTGAATTCCGAGGGAGAAGGGGAACAGATTGGGCCAGTGATTAGTTCACCTTCTCGTCCTGGTGGAGAGCAATCCAGACGTGGACCCTGTCCATCGACTGCCAGAAGAGGAACGCCCCGAAGGTCATCGCGAAGTAGGTCGCCACCCgcaccatcttcttcctcttctgcgATCTCTCTGGCTGGCTGCGTCCCCTCTCCGGCTCTCCGCGGCGGATTGGGGAATTTTGGCGACGGCTGCGGCGTCTTCTGGACACCGAGGGGGTTCTCCTCCTAGTGAGCGGCAGGGATTCCTTTTGGGCTGAGAGGAGTGATTTGGGCTGGCCCTTCTTTCCTTACTGGGCCTAAATCATCTATCCAGTGATTCAGTGTGCCGCTGACAACACCTAGTAATGACCGAAGCTCTACGAGACAAACAGCTAAGAATGAAATTACTCCAGACATGCTTGCCGGAGATCCAAGAATTCGTGAAGAATAAAGGAATCCTAATAAACAGAAATTTTGTTTCCAGTAATTGCGATTAAGGGCCCGTCAAATGAGTGGACCCAAACATAAACATCAACGTCCAATTTTCATATCTTATAGTCATAATACGCGGCAAGGCAATTGCTTGAAGGACCTGAATAGACTTTAGTACCACGAACAACAAAAACATCTCGTCATAATGAACAGTCAAAACCTTTGATGTGACAACTTGTACTAATTTTCTGTCATGGAGTCCAACTCGGTTCTCTATAATCTTATTTAATGTAAAAAATGATAAGGGGATACCTATGTACTTCGCCGATGAATTATTAACATAAATATTATATTAATTAGATCAAAAGCCAAATAAAATTACTCGAAGGCCATTAACACCCTCTTCTCAGACTTTGGCCGTAACTGACTTGACAAATTCATCCTTGAGGGAAGACAGACTTGTGGCATTGATACAACACTTGGAACAACAAGCTACAGGTAACTAGGTACATATACGACAGCTACAGATTACAATAGCAAGTGCAGAAACCACACTAGTCTGGTAAACAGTTGCACACCAGGTGCAAGACAAAATAACTGAGTTGCCGCCTCAACTGTGCAGCAGCAAATTTTACAACAGTGTTCTTTCGCTCTCATTACCCGTTTACTAGCAGTACAAAAGATGTTTTCCCCCATTATGTACCGAGCTGTATGCCAATCTCACCACTGGAGAACTTTGTCAATCTAGTTTTCTTTGGGTGAAGTTAAGATGCAGGCTTCTGCCATCATTGCAGCAACCCACTTCTCTTCCCCCAACCCATGGCTACAATGTACAAAATCATACAGCCAGCAACGGTCCCCAAAGTGGTCTCCCAGAATTTCATGTTTGCCGCCCTTTTCTCCTCCTCAGTTGTTGGATTGTCGTAAAGTGATATGCCAATATTCATCCCAAAAAGTCCAACAACAGCCACTCCAGCAGTAATGACGACAGTTGCAGTCGAGAGCATAACCCCCATCTGTAGAAGCTGATTCTGCTTGTCATCCAACATTATGTTGATATAATCTTCTGTGTCGTCAACATACTCCCTCAGCTTCAATCATACAGAAGACATATGGCTCAGAATACTTGAATAAGACATCATCAGAATCTGATTTATAAATCCAACCCTACACTAGTGCCCCTGTGACTTATGGCGGGCATCAAAGAAAGAACCATGCATAACCACCAGCAAATCAGCAATCAGGTGCAGAACAAACTAAGCTAGTGCCACATGATTCACTAAATACAGCAAAGTTCCGATCCAACAAAAAACTGCTAATTCTTAAGATTAGCTTGTTTAGAGAAATCATGTCGTTactaaaataaacaaaaatgtTGCCCGAGCCTTAATCAATAATGTCAGGGGATGCTCAACCTACCAGTCTATCAAGGTACAGTATCTTTTCGTTGTGACCGTGAGACAGCAGTTATAACACTCAACATAGTTTATTTTACTTCTGGCACCACTGTCTTAAGCCAAATACTTTCATCAATTTTTGGCAATTCTGATGTAAAGTGACACCACAttgcaaaaaaaagagagaaaaaaagtcaCCAATAAAAGCTTGTAAACGCAACAGCAACAGTATTAGGAACAATATAAGTATAAGATGCAGAGTGAAGGTATATTACATGCGACAGCTTGTTAAGTGTGCCATCAATCTGCACAAAGTATGCCTCAAGAAGCATCTCCAGTTCTTCAATGTTAGGCTTATAACCAATAAAGCTACCATTGCTTCCATCTGGCTCACTTCTATAATCTTCATCCCTAGACACAATAAAAGATGATATAATACATTAACAAATTGGTACATTAGTACTTGCAAAGAGATGCATACAAAACAGTTCAGATTATTTATGGACATAATGATTGGGGTATAGCTTGTTcttctttcaaataaaaataTCTAGCTACAATGACTTGCCTGTCCTCCTCAGTCTTAGATGGATCATCAACCTCAACTCTAGATGAAGCCTCACTGATTTCTTGTTGAGTAAGCTTATCTGTCAAGTACATTTCAGCCATATCCATTTCATCATCCAGCAAATGCTCAAGCTCATCCCTCACCTTGCAGAACATGATGTTTGCACGAGGGCAAACTACATTAGTAAAGTAAGCAAGTCTCTTGCAAGGAAATTATAATGTACATAGGGGAGGTAAAGGGCCTAAAATTTTACCCTAAATAATTTAAGGGCCAGGCTcatattttatataattttgagctaaaaataatTAAGGGCTGAGTTGGAGTATTGGATTGTGAAGGAGGCATTAGGGCCatgatccattaccacccctattgTACATCACCTTCCTATTTGACGGCAATAGCACTTAACTGCAATTTGTTTGATAGCAATATGAAATGTACACACCAGGCACCAAAGAACCTATCATTGACAAATTTTAAAGAGGATTGGCATTACGTATATCAAAGAATCTCAGTTGAGTACCTTCTGTACACGACCAGATATCGCCACCAGGCGGCTCTTGATTTGCCTAACTCGCTCAAGGTTTAATGTACTGATCTTCGATGTCAGCTCATCTAATGCTGGATATGCCTCTTGCTCCAGAGTAGAAGTCTATGAAAGAAGAAAACGTAAGGGATGGGAGTCATTACAGGAATCTGCAAGgacatattttgtttatttgcaaaaactaCTTGGCTATCTTAAAAGTAATCCATAAGCCTTAATCTTAAATGCACTATACAAGAAACATGTAACAGATAATGGTCATAAGTTATTTTAAACAGATCAGTTTCTACAAGACGCATAACTGAATCTATCAGTAGCGTCTGGAGAGTATCCAATATTCTATGACCAAGAACAACAAAGATAAACATGTCTGAAACTATTACCCAATATTCTATGAATAcggaaaaaatatataattccTGAACAGCGAATACAATGGATAAAAGCATGCTAAAGCACAGAGTGCAGGATGTGAGAAATATGAATTCAATTGAACTCAGATAACCAGACAAAAAGATCCAGATGCAAGCACATACTTCCTCTTCCAAAGATCTGCAGGCTGACTCAAGGCAGACTTCAAGTGCTCGGAATTCAAAAGGTAAAACCTTGGCATTTCCATCTTTTGCA
This genomic interval carries:
- the LOC120674063 gene encoding BTB/POZ and TAZ domain-containing protein 1-like, coding for MCEAPRLRCCGAGDAAAADVDVDVVTTGGRRRIPARSSVLASASPVLASILERRLRKDRESGKAGRSVVRIRGVTDDAAAAFVRLLDAGRCGDGEEDDMEKYAVQVLVLAHAYQVPWLKRACEGAIGARLTADTVVDVLQLAALCDAPRLHLRCARLLAKEFAAVERTEAWRFLQENDPWQELQVLQGLHEADMRRRKWRRKRAEQRVYVELSEAMDCLDHICTEGCTEVGPAGRAPAPAPCARYATTCRGLQLLIRHFSQCHRKSCARCQRMWQLLRLHSALCDRPERCNTPLCKRFKQKEQEKAAGRAGDDGDKWGLLVKKVKAARVFSSLANRKQMTPTSRC
- the LOC120674065 gene encoding magnesium transporter MRS2-F, which produces MRPHATGTGGGGVGRRKAGAAAAAASREWMVVPASGSARVEEAGKHAVMARTGLPARDLRVLDPLLSYPSTILGRERAIVVNLERVKAVITAAEVLLPNSKDPAFARFVRDLQTRVLASSSDQAADLTDMEGESSAVASPFPVPNSSKGHELEMTKKSTTVVPEMTSSTSMPNLAAAKDGNAKVLPFEFRALEVCLESACRSLEEETSTLEQEAYPALDELTSKISTLNLERVRQIKSRLVAISGRVQKVRDELEHLLDDEMDMAEMYLTDKLTQQEISEASSRVEVDDPSKTEEDRDEDYRSEPDGSNGSFIGYKPNIEELEMLLEAYFVQIDGTLNKLSHLREYVDDTEDYINIMLDDKQNQLLQMGVMLSTATVVITAGVAVVGLFGMNIGISLYDNPTTEEEKRAANMKFWETTLGTVAGCMILYIVAMGWGKRSGLLQ